One region of Turicibacter bilis genomic DNA includes:
- a CDS encoding JAB domain-containing protein: protein MSNVAKRINIVSIKMIKEASFLYQTRTISSPKDAYEMIKEQLEGLDREQFIIACLNTKNEPTNITVVSVGSLNKAIVHPREVFKTAILSNAASIMAFHNHPSGEIMPSQQDIQLTNRLYEAGELLGIKLLDHLIIGDGSPGSEQSEQSSAARVWNIYIIKRKRLFIRS, encoded by the coding sequence ATGTCGAATGTCGCAAAACGTATTAATATTGTATCGATTAAAATGATAAAGGAAGCTAGCTTCCTTTATCAAACACGTACGATTTCATCACCTAAGGATGCCTATGAAATGATTAAAGAACAACTAGAAGGATTGGATCGGGAGCAATTCATTATTGCTTGTTTGAATACAAAGAATGAACCAACTAATATCACAGTGGTATCAGTTGGTTCATTAAATAAGGCTATCGTTCATCCAAGGGAAGTCTTTAAAACAGCAATCCTATCGAATGCAGCGAGTATTATGGCATTTCATAATCATCCATCAGGAGAAATAATGCCATCACAACAAGATATTCAATTAACCAACCGCTTATATGAAGCGGGCGAGTTACTCGGTATCAAGTTGTTAGATCATCTCATTATCGGAGATGGGTCCCCTGGCAGTGAGCAAAGCGAACAATCCTCCGCTGCTAGGGTATGGAACATTTACATCATTAAAAGAAAAAGGTTATTTATAAGGAGCTAA
- a CDS encoding DUF927 domain-containing protein gives MKNVIKRPQMEKEKKKTYLPYPNIYLTSRGVFRKEELKDEEPKHHWISNYINLKEHSLNLETNQHEVTIEYLPQGCNTLKEISVSGDEIATLNKIERLSLYGVDINSYNKGDILKHLRNCKASIPCINNHSDLGFVLVDNEMVFKHHQLISLGKKQTSNYNGELKIEPKGSHQEWYRLIKEEVQGYTPLELAVIMGLASATIGFISKELSVENLIVNLVNDSSTGKTTACQLAASVFGSPILKDNGLVMSWNSTFNALQNKVAGNTGVVVVFDEASMARNDDFTKAIYSLAEGKETARMQKDGVVKQSKVWNTLIISTGEKSLFEASNNNSGLKVRLIELSHIVWTKSAENSEKIKQIISNHYGFAGYMYAEELLRRGKNHIVEGILHWRSEIRYKTI, from the coding sequence ATGAAAAATGTAATAAAAAGGCCACAAATGGAGAAAGAAAAGAAGAAAACGTACTTGCCATATCCAAATATTTATCTGACTAGCAGGGGTGTTTTCAGAAAAGAAGAGCTTAAAGATGAAGAACCTAAACATCATTGGATATCAAATTATATCAATTTAAAGGAACATTCATTAAATCTTGAAACAAATCAGCATGAAGTCACAATTGAGTACCTACCCCAAGGTTGTAACACTCTTAAGGAGATAAGTGTTTCAGGGGATGAAATTGCAACTTTGAATAAAATTGAACGTTTGTCTTTATATGGTGTTGATATTAATAGCTATAACAAGGGTGACATATTAAAGCATTTACGAAATTGTAAAGCATCAATACCATGTATTAACAATCATTCCGATTTAGGATTTGTTTTAGTTGATAATGAGATGGTGTTTAAGCACCATCAACTCATCAGTTTAGGTAAAAAGCAGACTTCTAACTATAATGGTGAATTAAAAATTGAGCCTAAAGGTTCTCATCAAGAGTGGTATAGATTAATTAAGGAAGAAGTTCAAGGGTATACGCCTCTTGAACTTGCAGTAATCATGGGATTAGCCTCTGCAACCATTGGCTTTATCTCAAAAGAATTATCTGTTGAAAACTTAATTGTTAATCTAGTAAATGATAGTTCTACTGGAAAGACGACGGCTTGCCAATTAGCTGCCTCAGTCTTTGGTTCACCCATCTTGAAAGATAATGGTTTGGTCATGAGTTGGAATTCTACATTTAATGCCTTACAAAACAAAGTAGCAGGAAATACAGGGGTTGTCGTTGTCTTTGATGAAGCAAGTATGGCTAGAAATGATGATTTTACTAAGGCTATTTATTCTTTAGCAGAAGGAAAAGAAACTGCCCGTATGCAGAAGGATGGAGTAGTCAAGCAATCAAAGGTGTGGAATACGCTTATTATTTCTACCGGGGAAAAATCTTTATTTGAGGCTTCAAACAATAATTCCGGTTTAAAAGTAAGATTGATTGAGTTGAGTCATATTGTCTGGACCAAATCAGCAGAGAATTCTGAAAAAATAAAGCAAATTATATCTAATCATTATGGTTTTGCGGGCTACATGTATGCTGAAGAGCTTTTGAGACGTGGTAAAAATCATATTGTAGAAGGAATATTACATTGGAGAAGTGAAATTCGATATAAAACGATTTAA
- a CDS encoding transposase gives MTELEQHLMEQNKALLEQVRQLTEQIQYLNKKLFGSSSEKTRVAEGQISLFDQDHFLKTQRQLKTKPSKRSRIDVKNKKEGNYSATK, from the coding sequence ATGACAGAACTTGAACAACACTTAATGGAACAAAATAAGGCACTTCTAGAACAAGTTCGCCAATTAACTGAACAAATTCAGTATCTAAATAAAAAGCTATTTGGATCTTCAAGTGAGAAGACTAGAGTAGCTGAAGGTCAAATTTCATTATTTGATCAGGATCATTTTTTGAAGACTCAGAGACAACTGAAGACCAAACCGTCGAAGAGATCACGTATCGACGTAAAAAACAAAAAGGAAGGTAACTATTCAGCCACCAAGTAA
- the bsh gene encoding choloylglycine hydrolase, which translates to MCTALSLTAKDGSHLFGRNMDIEYSFNQSILLTPRRFDYKNRATGEMNQTKYAVIGMGTIIDEHPCYAELFNEKGLAAAGLNFPNYAHWDEKAIEGKTNIPPYDLVLWVTANFETVQEVKEALKDVVLVDVPVNEQTPIAPLHWMICDKTGESIVVEKTVNGLSVMDNKVGVLTNAPTFDWHLTNLTQYMGLTSTQPKDTTLGEQELHPLGQGLGAFSLPGDYSSPSRFVKAAFLRNNIDYANVNYSGISEFFHILNGVAMVRGAVVTPQHLNDITLYTSCMDQERGIYYYNTYTNHTISAINMHNEDLDAKEIKSFKFNDEFAVTLQN; encoded by the coding sequence ATGTGTACAGCATTATCATTAACAGCAAAAGATGGTTCACATTTATTCGGTAGAAATATGGATATTGAATATTCATTTAATCAGTCAATTTTATTAACACCACGTCGCTTTGACTATAAAAATCGTGCAACAGGTGAAATGAATCAAACAAAGTATGCAGTCATTGGAATGGGAACCATTATTGATGAACATCCATGTTACGCAGAGCTTTTTAATGAAAAAGGATTAGCAGCAGCGGGATTAAACTTCCCTAACTACGCACACTGGGATGAAAAAGCGATCGAAGGAAAAACAAATATTCCTCCTTATGATTTAGTTTTATGGGTGACTGCAAACTTTGAAACTGTTCAAGAGGTAAAAGAAGCTTTAAAAGATGTTGTTTTAGTTGATGTTCCTGTCAATGAGCAAACTCCAATTGCTCCTTTACACTGGATGATTTGTGATAAAACAGGTGAAAGTATCGTTGTAGAAAAAACAGTTAATGGTTTAAGTGTTATGGATAATAAAGTAGGAGTTTTAACGAATGCGCCAACTTTTGATTGGCATTTAACAAACTTAACTCAATACATGGGATTAACGTCGACACAACCAAAAGATACAACACTCGGAGAACAAGAATTACATCCATTAGGACAAGGGCTTGGTGCTTTCTCATTACCAGGAGATTATTCATCACCATCACGCTTTGTTAAAGCTGCTTTCTTACGTAATAATATCGATTATGCAAATGTTAATTACTCTGGAATCAGTGAATTCTTCCACATCTTAAATGGAGTGGCAATGGTTCGAGGAGCAGTCGTTACTCCTCAACATTTAAATGACATTACGTTATATACATCTTGTATGGATCAAGAACGTGGAATTTATTATTATAATACTTATACAAATCATACGATTTCAGCTATTAATATGCATAATGAAGATTTAGACGCAAAAGAAATTAAATCATTTAAATTTAATGATGAATTTGCTGTGACTTTACAAAATTAA
- a CDS encoding conjugated bile salt MFS transporter: MEQTISNSSIDRKKYFIIFVCMFIQAIPFGIAQNIQPLFIPYVVEKFNFSLASFSLIFTFGAVAAAIFSPFLGKLFGKVNIKLLFIIGTALSSLAFVGFGFAKTLPEFYLYSGIQQVGCVLFSGLGVPYVINNWFPNKGRGKALGIAFSGGSIGNIFLQQLTSQSLATKGPSASYIMFGLLSLIVSLPVILFFIRLPKEVEESKNETEAVNPLVEDEGLSAAEVRKSKYFWIFVVGYAIMAIAISALSTQYATYFTGELHFSPTLVGTLGSVFAACCLIGNIGGGVLFDRFATFKTMFIAMLLQIIAILAMLLAEYIPMAAFLFSIGYGLNVYSYMSAPAFMASDVFGKKEASVKLGIISLAFAVGFAAGSSLFGMIVDRSGFTAAWITLLGCTIVGYSLLLTGIKGYKNKSLS, encoded by the coding sequence ATGGAACAAACAATCAGTAACTCATCAATAGATAGAAAAAAATATTTTATTATTTTTGTCTGTATGTTTATTCAAGCGATTCCTTTTGGAATTGCTCAAAATATTCAACCACTTTTTATTCCATATGTGGTTGAAAAATTTAATTTTTCATTAGCTTCTTTTAGTTTAATTTTTACATTTGGTGCAGTGGCAGCTGCCATTTTCTCACCATTTTTAGGGAAACTATTTGGAAAAGTTAATATTAAATTATTATTTATTATCGGGACAGCTTTATCAAGCTTAGCCTTTGTTGGTTTTGGTTTTGCAAAAACTCTACCTGAGTTTTATTTATATTCTGGAATTCAACAAGTAGGATGTGTCCTATTTTCAGGGTTAGGAGTTCCTTATGTTATTAATAACTGGTTTCCAAATAAAGGACGCGGGAAAGCATTAGGAATTGCCTTCTCTGGTGGATCAATCGGTAATATCTTTTTACAACAATTAACCTCACAATCATTAGCGACTAAAGGTCCTTCAGCGTCATATATCATGTTCGGACTTCTTTCTTTAATTGTTAGCTTACCTGTTATTTTATTCTTTATCCGCTTACCTAAAGAAGTAGAAGAATCTAAAAATGAAACAGAAGCAGTTAATCCTTTAGTTGAAGATGAAGGATTAAGTGCAGCAGAAGTAAGAAAAAGTAAATATTTTTGGATTTTTGTTGTGGGATATGCCATTATGGCGATTGCTATTTCAGCATTAAGTACACAATATGCGACTTACTTTACAGGAGAACTACATTTTAGCCCAACATTAGTTGGAACACTTGGTTCTGTCTTTGCGGCTTGTTGTTTAATCGGAAATATTGGTGGTGGAGTTTTATTTGATAGATTTGCAACTTTCAAAACAATGTTTATTGCCATGCTTTTACAAATTATTGCTATTCTCGCGATGTTATTAGCAGAATATATCCCAATGGCAGCTTTCTTATTTTCAATCGGTTATGGATTAAATGTTTACTCATATATGTCTGCCCCTGCTTTTATGGCAAGTGATGTCTTTGGTAAAAAAGAAGCTAGCGTTAAGCTTGGAATTATTAGTTTAGCATTTGCGGTTGGATTTGCTGCAGGATCAAGTTTATTTGGAATGATTGTAGATCGATCAGGTTTTACTGCTGCATGGATTACTTTACTCGGATGTACAATTGTTGGATATTCTTTACTATTAACTGGAATTAAAGGATATAAAAATAAATCTTTATCATAG
- a CDS encoding DUF1643 domain-containing protein has translation MAIVNRMSLRTEVVYSDDMKHRYIIRKEWDKNKPKATIIMINPSSANEVEIDHTTMNVINNLNRLEYGAVDITNLFSLICPKISYRKSIGELVEEENDVYIEKSCLKSDIVIIAWGSIGEGSKKITGRQEELLEKLKPFRNKMYVICDPYRSIPMHPLCPRIKNQWRLVKMYKE, from the coding sequence ATGGCAATTGTAAATAGAATGAGTCTAAGAACAGAGGTGGTATATAGTGATGATATGAAACATCGCTATATAATAAGGAAAGAGTGGGATAAAAATAAACCTAAAGCTACCATTATCATGATTAATCCATCAAGTGCTAATGAAGTAGAAATTGATCATACCACTATGAATGTGATTAATAATCTGAATCGATTAGAGTATGGAGCTGTAGATATTACTAACTTATTCTCATTGATTTGCCCTAAGATAAGTTACAGAAAATCAATTGGTGAATTAGTTGAGGAGGAAAATGATGTCTATATAGAGAAGTCATGTTTAAAGTCAGATATAGTTATCATTGCTTGGGGTTCTATAGGAGAAGGAAGTAAGAAAATTACAGGCCGACAAGAAGAGTTACTGGAGAAACTAAAACCATTTAGAAATAAGATGTATGTTATCTGTGATCCTTATCGGAGTATTCCGATGCATCCCTTATGTCCACGAATTAAGAATCAGTGGCGTTTAGTTAAGATGTATAAGGAGTAA
- the tnpB gene encoding IS66 family insertion sequence element accessory protein TnpB (TnpB, as the term is used for proteins encoded by IS66 family insertion elements, is considered an accessory protein, since TnpC, encoded by a neighboring gene, is a DDE family transposase.), whose protein sequence is MHINFTEVQNIFIVCGHTDMRCGIDGLASVISDQYNLDLFSDAIFLFCGRKKDRYKALYWDHDGFMLFYKRIENGHLQWPKDQDEVKKLTSQELRWLLEGLSIQQPKAIKPAKTGDLY, encoded by the coding sequence ATGCACATTAATTTTACGGAAGTTCAAAACATCTTTATTGTCTGTGGTCACACCGATATGCGTTGTGGAATTGATGGATTAGCTAGTGTCATCTCAGATCAATACAACTTAGATTTATTTAGTGATGCCATCTTCTTGTTTTGTGGAAGAAAAAAAGATCGCTACAAAGCTTTATACTGGGATCATGACGGATTTATGTTATTTTATAAACGAATTGAGAACGGTCATCTACAATGGCCAAAAGATCAAGATGAGGTTAAGAAATTAACGTCCCAGGAATTACGCTGGTTATTAGAAGGTCTCTCTATTCAACAACCTAAAGCCATCAAACCAGCTAAAACTGGTGACCTATATTAA
- a CDS encoding TDT family transporter, with protein MKILLDKIGRLPVGIIATAIGLVTLSNIYFGLGYTWVKYLSIVMATLVWLAALLKLILHFEKVKLEYKQVIPASLYATFAMLTMILGSFIADYFYGIGKTIWLIAIGIHLIHTVIFTYTHVIKRFDKESFIPTWFVTYDGLLVSTVVGSHMHEPLISKIIVIYGLIMFILIMPFMIFRIFKRPLAEQVYHTAAILMAPGCLILVSLLNVYQEPNPWILYVLYIIIFSAFIYIIYHIPQFFRFSFHPGFAGLTFPMAIGTVATQRFSTYLIEHQHLIIGEFLHQLTGIQLYLTTATVAFVVYNFIRMIVQSYRKCI; from the coding sequence ATGAAAATACTTTTAGATAAGATTGGAAGATTACCAGTGGGGATAATTGCAACAGCTATTGGGTTAGTTACACTTTCTAATATTTATTTTGGATTGGGATATACTTGGGTTAAGTATCTTTCAATTGTGATGGCAACACTAGTATGGTTAGCAGCACTTTTAAAGTTAATTTTACATTTTGAGAAAGTAAAGTTAGAATATAAACAAGTGATTCCTGCTAGTTTATATGCCACATTTGCGATGTTAACGATGATTTTAGGAAGTTTTATTGCTGATTACTTCTATGGTATTGGAAAAACAATTTGGTTAATAGCGATTGGTATACATCTTATTCATACTGTTATTTTTACTTATACACATGTTATTAAAAGATTTGATAAAGAATCATTTATTCCAACTTGGTTTGTTACCTATGATGGATTACTCGTTTCAACAGTTGTGGGATCACATATGCACGAACCATTAATTTCAAAAATTATTGTTATCTATGGATTAATTATGTTTATTTTGATTATGCCATTTATGATTTTCCGTATTTTCAAGCGTCCGCTAGCTGAACAAGTGTATCATACGGCAGCTATTTTAATGGCACCTGGATGTTTAATATTAGTCAGTTTGTTAAATGTATACCAGGAGCCAAATCCTTGGATTTTATATGTACTATACATTATTATTTTTAGTGCTTTTATTTATATTATCTATCATATTCCTCAATTCTTTCGCTTCTCTTTTCATCCAGGATTTGCAGGACTAACTTTTCCAATGGCGATTGGGACAGTAGCTACTCAACGTTTTAGTACTTATTTAATAGAACATCAACATCTCATAATAGGAGAGTTTTTACACCAATTAACGGGAATTCAACTTTATTTAACTACAGCAACAGTTGCTTTCGTTGTTTATAACTTTATTCGTATGATTGTTCAATCTTATCGAAAGTGTATATAA
- a CDS encoding M48 family metallopeptidase, with the protein MPSIQYGTTVIDYQITYKEGKKDISILIEYQIGVTVVAPPHTNDEQIAAIIKKKAPAIHKQLRKLAEIKSEESSRQFKSGEKIPYLGRQYRLKVIKDDSLTDCQIQFHQGKFTAKVPTHFNDTERIQSLNHLFKKWYIEMGSKKLKQRLKLYENKLNLSPSQLTVKEQEKSWGTCTPSGNIHINWRIFTAPMRYVDYILVHELCHLKYMDHSDDFWNLISSLLPDYEDRKEWLRIHGPNLKL; encoded by the coding sequence ATGCCAAGTATTCAATATGGAACAACGGTGATTGATTACCAAATTACTTACAAAGAAGGTAAGAAAGATATTTCAATCTTAATCGAATATCAAATAGGTGTAACTGTTGTAGCACCACCTCATACAAACGATGAACAAATTGCTGCTATTATAAAAAAGAAAGCTCCTGCTATCCACAAGCAACTTAGAAAGTTAGCTGAAATTAAATCAGAAGAAAGTTCACGTCAATTTAAGAGTGGAGAAAAGATTCCATACTTAGGTCGTCAGTATCGTTTAAAAGTCATCAAAGATGACTCTTTAACAGATTGTCAGATTCAATTCCATCAAGGTAAATTTACAGCCAAAGTACCTACTCATTTCAATGACACTGAGCGTATACAATCTCTCAATCATTTATTTAAGAAATGGTATATTGAAATGGGGTCTAAAAAATTAAAACAACGTCTTAAACTTTATGAGAACAAACTTAATCTATCACCTAGTCAATTAACCGTCAAAGAACAAGAAAAATCATGGGGGACATGTACGCCATCAGGAAATATTCATATTAATTGGCGTATCTTCACTGCTCCTATGCGATATGTGGACTATATCCTTGTTCACGAACTCTGTCATTTGAAATACATGGATCATAGTGATGACTTTTGGAATCTCATCAGCAGCTTACTCCCCGACTATGAAGATCGTAAAGAGTGGTTACGAATTCATGGTCCAAATTTAAAACTATAA
- a CDS encoding DpnD/PcfM family protein, with translation MSHKLTICITETLERLIEVEGDDINYDPIEYIRQQYLDEEIILDSSDLVDTEFRIRE, from the coding sequence ATGAGCCATAAATTAACGATTTGTATTACTGAAACATTGGAACGTCTGATTGAAGTAGAGGGTGATGACATTAATTATGATCCGATTGAATATATCAGACAACAATATCTTGATGAAGAAATCATCTTAGATTCATCAGATTTGGTTGATACTGAATTTAGAATACGTGAATGA
- the tnpC gene encoding IS66 family transposase translates to MSESEIIKVYHEGIQSVITLVQGLSTQISDLSQTIEKQNKIISDLDARLKKLEKQSNKTSQNSSLPPSTDGFKKTKSLRQPSNKKPGGQVGHQGSTLKMIKDPDHVVTHHPKICRGCGCCLENVEPQKTIRRQVFDLPRLRLQVTEHQSQIKVCPNCHFKNEGLFPKHVTQPTQYGPHLTSVLTYFSHYQLIPFNRLKQLTQDIFKATISQGTLVNMTKRCDELLETTEASIKENLLASNHLHLDETGCYVNGKRHWLHVTSNQKFTHYFVHEKRGSQAIEANGILPSFKGTVIHDHWTPYFKYDDCTHALCNVHHLREFKGIIDFENQQWAKNMTKLLLEAKTYSEETEYPLPLSKIQEFEKRYQQIIEEGYRENPLKLHEKNTDSVRLLNRLSKRQEEVLEFLYQVEVPFDNNLAERDVRMTKTKQKISGCFRTEKGAHCFARIRGFISTCQKQGLNIIESIETILMGNTIQFS, encoded by the coding sequence ATGTCAGAATCTGAAATCATCAAAGTTTATCATGAAGGAATTCAATCCGTCATTACTTTAGTTCAAGGACTTTCCACTCAAATCTCTGATTTATCTCAAACGATTGAGAAACAAAATAAAATCATTTCAGATTTAGATGCTCGCCTTAAAAAACTTGAAAAACAATCAAATAAAACAAGTCAAAACAGTAGTTTGCCTCCCTCAACCGATGGTTTTAAAAAGACAAAAAGTTTGCGTCAACCTTCAAATAAAAAACCGGGTGGTCAAGTCGGACATCAAGGTTCAACCTTAAAAATGATAAAAGATCCGGATCATGTCGTCACACATCATCCGAAAATTTGCCGAGGGTGTGGGTGTTGTTTAGAAAACGTTGAACCTCAAAAAACGATTCGACGTCAAGTTTTTGATTTACCGAGATTAAGGCTTCAAGTCACTGAGCATCAATCTCAAATTAAAGTATGTCCTAACTGTCACTTTAAAAATGAAGGACTATTTCCGAAACATGTCACACAACCGACACAATATGGGCCACATTTAACAAGTGTATTAACTTATTTCAGTCACTATCAATTGATTCCTTTCAACCGTCTGAAACAATTGACTCAAGATATTTTCAAAGCGACCATCAGCCAAGGAACACTGGTGAATATGACGAAACGATGTGATGAGTTATTAGAAACGACTGAAGCTTCAATCAAAGAAAATCTTTTGGCATCAAATCATCTTCATTTAGATGAAACAGGCTGTTATGTCAATGGAAAGAGACACTGGCTTCACGTGACTTCAAATCAAAAATTCACGCATTACTTTGTTCATGAAAAGCGTGGCTCTCAAGCAATTGAAGCCAATGGCATTCTTCCCTCTTTCAAAGGAACCGTCATCCATGACCATTGGACCCCGTATTTTAAATATGATGATTGTACGCATGCTTTATGTAACGTTCATCATTTAAGAGAGTTTAAAGGAATCATCGATTTTGAGAACCAACAGTGGGCAAAAAACATGACGAAATTATTACTTGAAGCTAAAACTTATTCAGAAGAGACGGAATATCCTTTACCCTTATCTAAAATACAGGAGTTTGAGAAACGATACCAACAAATCATCGAAGAGGGTTACCGTGAGAATCCTTTAAAACTGCATGAAAAGAATACGGATTCCGTTCGATTACTCAATCGTTTATCGAAACGACAAGAAGAAGTATTAGAATTTCTGTATCAAGTTGAAGTTCCGTTTGATAATAATTTAGCTGAGCGTGATGTCCGAATGACTAAAACTAAACAAAAAATATCCGGATGTTTCCGAACAGAAAAAGGTGCTCATTGTTTCGCCCGAATCAGAGGTTTCATCTCTACTTGTCAAAAGCAAGGATTAAATATTATCGAAAGTATTGAAACCATTTTAATGGGAAATACGATTCAATTTTCATAA
- a CDS encoding DUF960 family protein — MQRYITSGVNEQISIDIQLFCWYCYEVVKATGKYDYLQVFELKTVGEDTQQIEHRQEVPEYNQVYQLKSINPIEQKIFIIDEGEYATMLLAEEY, encoded by the coding sequence ATGCAACGATACATAACAAGTGGAGTCAATGAACAAATCTCAATAGACATACAACTGTTTTGCTGGTACTGCTATGAGGTAGTTAAAGCGACAGGTAAATACGACTACCTACAAGTGTTTGAATTGAAAACGGTTGGAGAAGATACACAACAAATTGAACATAGACAAGAAGTACCAGAATACAATCAAGTTTATCAACTAAAGTCAATTAATCCAATCGAGCAGAAGATCTTCATCATTGATGAAGGAGAATATGCCACGATGTTGTTAGCAGAAGAATATTAA